AAAGGGGTTTGGGTGCTTAAAGGGTTAAAAAAAGCGTTTAAGGAGAGGTTTTGCTCTCAAGTGTATATCTCTTTTAATGTGGATCACAATCTTTTATCCACTCAAGTCATAAGGATCAAAAACGATCGCATTAAAGAGAAATTTTTTAAAACTTTTGAGACCAAAGTGGAGACTAAAAATGGTGAAGTCCCCATTCAAGCCTTAAAAATCGCCAGAACTTATAGCCAAAAATACCCCTACACTTATTTTAGCGCGATGAGTAAAGCTAAAGAGGTTTTATGCGAAAAGCAGGCGTTTGAACAAATCAAACAAGAAAATCAAGATTATCATGCTTGCGAAGTCAATCAAAAGTATTGCGTTTATGTGGAATCTAAGGATTTTTTAAAGGATTTCAAGCGTTTTAAAATCCAGGATGTGGATTTTTTGTTTTCGCCTTTTAGCCTTATTTATGATTTTGTGCGCGATAATTTAGAAAATAAGCCGTTGTTGTATTTGCTTTTGGAGCGTTCAAGATTTTATTTTTTGATTGCGGATAAAAAAGAGATTTTTTTAGCCAAATCCGTGTTTTTAGAAGAACAACCTGAACAGTTTGTAGAGAGCAAAGAAGAAGATTTTATGGGAATGGATAATGAGGCTGTGGATTTGTTTTTGAGTGAAATCCAAGAAGATATTGACAACCTTGAAGAAGCGATAGGCCTAGACAGCAGTAAGGATAATAGCGAAAAAATAACAGAGGACGCTTATAGTTTGATTGAAGGCATGACGAATATCCCCTTAATTGCAGATGTTTTGCAAGAGGGATTGCGCAGCGTCTATCATTCTAGAGAGATAGACTTTGTAGAAAAAGTGGTTGTTTTAGACAGCTGTCAAATCCACCACAAAGCGTTAATGCATTTGCAAGAAACTTTGATGATAGAAGTGGATAGGCTTGATTTTTCTTTAGTGGAGCGCTTGAACATTTTAGCGCGCATGGAGAATGAAAAGCATGCGTTTTAGTTACATTGAGCCAAGAGCGAAATACCTTATCAGCAAGCTTTCTAAAATTTGGGTTTTTTACATTTTTTTATCTTTTGTGGTGATAGGGGGGTTAGTGTGGTTTATGCATAACGCCATTAAACGCACTCAAGACAACGCATCCAGTTTGACGATCCAAGAAAAGCTTTACCGCCATGAAATCAGCCGCTTGCAGGTTAAGACTGATGAAACCTTAAAACTCATTAAAGAAGCCAAAAAGCGTTTGAATTACAACGATGATATACGAGATGTTTTGCAAGGGCTTTTAAATATTGTGCCGGATTCCATCACTATTAATAGCATTGAAATAGACCAGCAAAGCGTGGTGGTTAGTGGTAAAACCCCTTCTAAAGAAGCTTTTTATTTTTTGTTTCAAAACAAACTAAACCCCATGTTTGATTATTCTAGGGCGGAATTTTTCCCTTTAAGCGACGGGTGGTTTAATTTTGTCTCCACCAACTTTTCTAATTCCTTACTGATAAAAAACCCGGAGTCTATTAAATGAAGCCATTGCATTTTTCACACCTGGACAGAGAGCAATCAGGCGATGTGGGGTTTATCATTAAAAACCTCGTTTTTTTAGGGGTTTTTTCCTTATTTGGTTGGTTGAATACCGAGTATTTCCTATGGCCTAGCATGCTGGAATTGAAAAAAATCCTTTTAGAAGAAAATCGTAAAAAAAGCGTTTTAGAATACGCGCAAAGGCATTTTGAAACAGCCCTAGCGAACTATCGCAATCAAAAAGAAACCAGCGAATCCTTATTAAAGATTTTTAATGATGAAGAGTCCAGGCGGATTTTAGAAAAGATTTTAAAAAAATGTTTTGATGCTTATAAAATCAAACCCTTGCTCTCTCAAAACCCCCTTCAAAAAACCCAATTTTTTATCATGGCCAGAGCGAGCGAATTGGAAAAGACCTATCTTTTTTTCACCCTAATCAACAAGTATTTACCGAGCGCTCAAAGCCAATTGCCTTTAAAAATCTCTAAAGATGATGAAGGGCTGTTGGTGCAATTTAGCGTGAGTATTGATCTCCAATAGGATAGGGGTAGTTTAATGCAAGATTTTGATTTCAGTTTTAATCCTAAGGCATGCGAGGGTTGTGGGGCAAAGTGTTGCGTGGGGGAAAGCGGGTATATTTTTTTGAATATCCAAGAAATGCAACAAATTAGCGCTTTTTTAAAATTAGAACTAGAAGAATTCAGTCAAAAATACGTTAAAAAGGTGGGGTATAAGTTCTCTTTATTAGAAAAAGACGCTAAAGAGTTGGGTTTGGCGTGCGTGTTTTTGGATTTAGAAACCAAAAAATGCCAGATTTATAGCGTGCGCCCTAAGCAATGCCAAACTTTTCCTTTTTGGGAGAGCGTGAAAACTTTCTCTAAAGAGCAAAAAGAAGCTTTTTGCCAAAGCTGTCCGGGCATCACACAAAAAACCAAAGAAACTAAAGTGCGCTAAAATTCACTTTAGTTACACAAAAAAGGAAATAAAATAATGGATATTCAAATAAAGAAAAGGTTTTTAGCAAATATATTGCTTTTTAGCTTGTTTTCTTGCCTTAAGGCTGAAACCCTTTCAGAAGATCATCAAATCCTGTTGAGTTCAGACGCTTTCCATAGAGGGGATTTTGCTGCCGCTCAAAAAGGCTATATGAATCTCTATAAGCAAACCAATAAGGTGGTGTATGCTAAAGAAGCGGCCATTTCAGCGGCGAGCTTAGGGGACATTAAAACCGCTATGCATTTAGCCATGCTCTATCAAAAAATCACCAATAATCGTAACGATGTTTCTATCAATAAGATTTTAGTGGATGGCTATGCGCAAATGGGGCAGATTGATAAGGCGATTGAACTATTACACAAAATCCGTAAAGAAGAAAAGACCATAGCCACAGACAATGTGTTAGGGACTTTGTATTTGACTCAAAAGCGTTTGGATAGGGCTTTCCCGTTGTTGAATAAGTTTTATAACCAAGTGCATGATGAAGACAGCCTAGAAAAACTCATTACGATCTATTTTTTGCAAAACCGCAAAAAAGAAGGCTTGGATTTGTTGCAATCCCATATAGACAGGTATGGTTGCTCAGAGCAATTGTGCCAAAAAGCGCTCAACACTTTCACGCAATTTAACGAGCTTGATTTGGCTAAAACGACTTTTGCTCGTTTGTATGAAAAAAACCCTATTGTTCAAAACGCCCAATTTTACATAGGGGTATTAATCTTGTTAAAAGAGTTTGATAAGGCCCAGAAAATCGCAGAATTATTCCCTTTTGATAGGCGTTTGTTGCTAGACTTATACACTGCACAAAAGAAATTTGATCAAGCTTCCAAACAGGCTTCTTTGATCTATCAAGAAAAAAAAGACCCTAAATTTTTAGGGTTAGAGGCGATTTATCATTATGAAAGCTTGAGCGCGAATAAGAAAAAACTCACCAAAGAAGAGATGCTACCCATTATTCAAAAATTAGAGCAAGCCACCAAAGAGCGTCAGCAAATACTCGCTAAAACCAAAGATAAAGAAGACGCGCAAGACGCTTTCTTTTATAATTTCTTAGGGTATTCCTTAATAGATTATGACATGGATATTAAAAGGGGCATGGATTTTGTGAGAAAAGCCTTAGCCTTAGATTCTGGATCAGTGCTTTATTTGGATTCTTTAGCATGGGGTTATTACAAATTGGGGAATTGCTTGGAGGCTAAAAAAATTTTTTCTAGCATCGCTAAAGAGTCTATCCAAGCCGAACCCGAATTAAAAGAGCACAATAAGATCATTCAAGAATGCAAGAAATAGGGATTTTAGAAAATTTACAAAAAAGCTTAGCCTTAAAAGAGGGCATGCTTTCTTATGAAATGTTAGGTAAAAGCCTGTCGTATAACCCTTACTTGCCTAGAGTTATTCCTCAAACCAAAGATTGTGTTTTTGTAACCCCTGATGAGGTTTTAGAAAAGCTTTTGAAAGAAAACACCCACACCGATTGCGTCATTGTCAATTTCAAAGGATTATACGAAATAGGCGCTCCAAGCGTGTTTGATTTAGAAGTTTTAGGGTTATTGCGCCGCCATGCGAACTCTTTGATAGTCCATGAGGATTTTTTCATCAGCCATTACCAGCTTTTAGAATCGCTTGTTCAAGGCTCTGATGGGGTCATTTTAGACGAAGAGCTTTTGAAAGAAGATTTAAAGGGCATGGTAGAATTTTCTTGGCGTTTGGGCTTGAGCGTGTTTGTAGAAACCCACAAACAAGACTACACCCATTTAAAAGATTTAGGGGTTTTAGGCGTGTTGGAAAATAGCCCCCATTCTTATAATCAAAAAAAAATAGTCTTTTTAGATTGAATTTTAAGCTAATTTAGAGTAAAAATCGTATTCAAACTTTTTAAAAGGAGTTAGTCATGTCATTATTGGTGAATGATGAATGCATTGCGTGCGATGCTTGCAGAGAAGAATGCCCTAGTGAGGCGATTGAAGAGGGCGATCCCATTTATAATATTGATCCAGACAGATGCACGGAGTGTTATGGGTATGATGATGATGAGCCTCGTTGCGTGAGCGTATGCCCTGTAGATGCGATTTTACCGGATCCTAACAATGCAGAGAGCAAAGAGGAATTGAAATACAAATACGAAATCTTAAAAGAGCAAGATTAAAGGCTAGCAATGGCTAAAATCACAACCGTGATTGATATAGGCTCTAATTCAGTGCGTTTGGCTGTCTTTAAAAAGACGAGCCAGTTTGGGTTTTACTTGCTTTTTGAGACTAAGTCTAAGGTTAGGATTTCAGAGGGCTGTTATGCGTTTAATGGAATCTTACAAGAAATCCCCATGCAACGAGCCGTTAAAGCCTTGAGCGAATTTAAAGAAATCGCCCTCAAATACAAAAGTAAAAAAATCTTGTGCGTGGCGACCTCAGCGGTGCGCGATGCCCCTAATCGGTTAGAGTTTGTAGCGAGGGTGAAAAAGGCTTGCGGTTTGCAAATCAAAATCATTGATGGGCAAAAAGAAGCGCTCTATGGCGGGATCGCGTGCGCGAATTTGTTGCATAAAAATTCAGGGATCACGATAGATATTGGAGGGGGTAGCACCGAGTGCGCGTTGATTGAAAAAGGCAAGATTAAGGACTTAATCTCGCTTGATGTTGGCACGATTCGCATTAAAGAAATGTTTTTAGACAAAGACTTAGATGTCAAAACCGCTAAAGCCTTTATCCAAAAAGAGGTTTCTAAACTGCCCTTTAAGCATAAAAACGCCTTTGGGGTGGGGGGGACGATCAGAGCGTTGAGTAAGGTATTGATGAAACGCTTTGATTACCCTATTGATTCTTTGCATGGTTATGAAATAGATGCGCATAAAAATTTAGCGTTCATTGAAAAGATTGTTACGCTCAAAGAAGATCAATTACGGCTTTTGGGGGTGAATGAAGAGCGTTTGGATAGTATTAGGAGTGGGGCGTTGATTTTACTAGTCGTTTTGGAGCATTTAAAAACTTCTTTGATGATCACCAGCGGTGTAGGGGTGAGAGAAGGCGTGTTTTTAAGCGATTTATTGCGCCACCATTACCATAAATTCCCCCCCAATATCAACCCCTCTCTAATCTCTTTAAAAGATCGCTTTTTACCCCATGAAAAGCACAGCCAAAAGGTCAAAAAAGAATGCGTGAAATTGTTTGAAGCCTTATCGCCTTTGCATAAAATAGATGAAAAATACCTTTTCCATTTAAAGATTGCAGGGGAATTAGCGAGCATGGGTAAGATTTTAAGCGTCTATTTAGCCCACAAGCACAGCGCGTATTTTATTTTAAACGCTTTGAATTATGGCTTTAGCCACCAGGATAGAGCGATCATTTGCCTATTGGCGCAATTCAGCCATAAAAAAATCCCTAAAGACAACGCTATCGCCCACATGAGCGCGATGATGCCAAGCCTTTTAACCTTACAATGGCTGAGTTTCATCCTTTCTTTAGCTGAAAATCTGTGCCTGACAGACAACCACTATCTAAAATACACGCTAGAAAAAAACAAGCTTGTGATCCATTCTGATGATGCGCTTTACTTGGCTAAAGAGATGCTCCCTAAACTCGTTAAGCCCATTGCTTTGATGATAGAGTTTGCTTGAAGATAGCGATTGTCAGGCTTTCAGCGCTTGGGGATATTATCGTGAGCGCGGTGTTTTTAGCGGCAATTAAAGAGTGTCTGCCTAACGCCCAAATAGAATGGTTCGTGGATGAAAGATTTAGTGCGATTTTAGAGCATTCCCCTTATGTTGATAAATTACACTCCATCGCTTTAAAAAGCGCACTTAAAACCTTTAACCCTTTGAAGATTTTTAAACTTTTTAAATCTTTAAGGGCTTATGAATACGATATAATCATTGACATGCAAGGCCTAGTCAAATCCGCTCTCATCACGCAAATGTTGAAAGCCCCTAAAAAAGTCGGCTTTGATTACGCTTCGGCTAGAGAGGGTTTGAGCGCGTTTTTTTACTCGCAAAAAATTTCTATCGCTTATGATGAGCCCATTTTAAAGCGCAATTTCACGCTCCTATCCCAAGCCCTAAACTTGCCCAAAAACGAAATTTCAGAGAGCTTAAGCTCTAGGGCTAAAGCGTTTTCTTACCAAGATTCCCCAAAAATCAATGCATTAAATTTGAATCAAAATAAGCCTAAAATCCTTTTTGTTTTAGAAACTTCTAAAATCAATAAAACTTACCCCACAGAGCGTTTTAA
The Helicobacter pylori genome window above contains:
- a CDS encoding YkgJ family cysteine cluster protein — translated: MQDFDFSFNPKACEGCGAKCCVGESGYIFLNIQEMQQISAFLKLELEEFSQKYVKKVGYKFSLLEKDAKELGLACVFLDLETKKCQIYSVRPKQCQTFPFWESVKTFSKEQKEAFCQSCPGITQKTKETKVR
- a CDS encoding tetratricopeptide repeat protein; protein product: MDIQIKKRFLANILLFSLFSCLKAETLSEDHQILLSSDAFHRGDFAAAQKGYMNLYKQTNKVVYAKEAAISAASLGDIKTAMHLAMLYQKITNNRNDVSINKILVDGYAQMGQIDKAIELLHKIRKEEKTIATDNVLGTLYLTQKRLDRAFPLLNKFYNQVHDEDSLEKLITIYFLQNRKKEGLDLLQSHIDRYGCSEQLCQKALNTFTQFNELDLAKTTFARLYEKNPIVQNAQFYIGVLILLKEFDKAQKIAELFPFDRRLLLDLYTAQKKFDQASKQASLIYQEKKDPKFLGLEAIYHYESLSANKKKLTKEEMLPIIQKLEQATKERQQILAKTKDKEDAQDAFFYNFLGYSLIDYDMDIKRGMDFVRKALALDSGSVLYLDSLAWGYYKLGNCLEAKKIFSSIAKESIQAEPELKEHNKIIQECKK
- a CDS encoding indole-3-glycerol phosphate synthase, giving the protein MQEIGILENLQKSLALKEGMLSYEMLGKSLSYNPYLPRVIPQTKDCVFVTPDEVLEKLLKENTHTDCVIVNFKGLYEIGAPSVFDLEVLGLLRRHANSLIVHEDFFISHYQLLESLVQGSDGVILDEELLKEDLKGMVEFSWRLGLSVFVETHKQDYTHLKDLGVLGVLENSPHSYNQKKIVFLD
- a CDS encoding YfhL family 4Fe-4S dicluster ferredoxin, producing MSLLVNDECIACDACREECPSEAIEEGDPIYNIDPDRCTECYGYDDDEPRCVSVCPVDAILPDPNNAESKEELKYKYEILKEQD
- a CDS encoding Ppx/GppA family phosphatase — its product is MAKITTVIDIGSNSVRLAVFKKTSQFGFYLLFETKSKVRISEGCYAFNGILQEIPMQRAVKALSEFKEIALKYKSKKILCVATSAVRDAPNRLEFVARVKKACGLQIKIIDGQKEALYGGIACANLLHKNSGITIDIGGGSTECALIEKGKIKDLISLDVGTIRIKEMFLDKDLDVKTAKAFIQKEVSKLPFKHKNAFGVGGTIRALSKVLMKRFDYPIDSLHGYEIDAHKNLAFIEKIVTLKEDQLRLLGVNEERLDSIRSGALILLVVLEHLKTSLMITSGVGVREGVFLSDLLRHHYHKFPPNINPSLISLKDRFLPHEKHSQKVKKECVKLFEALSPLHKIDEKYLFHLKIAGELASMGKILSVYLAHKHSAYFILNALNYGFSHQDRAIICLLAQFSHKKIPKDNAIAHMSAMMPSLLTLQWLSFILSLAENLCLTDNHYLKYTLEKNKLVIHSDDALYLAKEMLPKLVKPIALMIEFA
- the waaC gene encoding lipopolysaccharide heptosyltransferase I; this translates as MKIAIVRLSALGDIIVSAVFLAAIKECLPNAQIEWFVDERFSAILEHSPYVDKLHSIALKSALKTFNPLKIFKLFKSLRAYEYDIIIDMQGLVKSALITQMLKAPKKVGFDYASAREGLSAFFYSQKISIAYDEPILKRNFTLLSQALNLPKNEISESLSSRAKAFSYQDSPKINALNLNQNKPKILFVLETSKINKTYPTERFKELALALENFQICLLWHADEDKATTLYHALKHQHDILLLPKLTLNEVKALLFKMDLIIGGDTGITHLAWALQKPSITLYGNTPMERFKLESPINVSLTGNSNASYHKKDFSIQNIEPKKIKECVLNLLKEKE